The Hemiscyllium ocellatum isolate sHemOce1 chromosome 31, sHemOce1.pat.X.cur, whole genome shotgun sequence sequence gcaaatttcagaatgatgcaaacaacaagattcagaatgatgttaacaacacgattcagaatgatgcaaacagcaagATTcaaaatgatgccaacagcaagattcagaatgatgctaacagaaaGGTTCACaaagatgctaacagcatgattcatAATGATGCTgacagcacaattcagaatgatactaTCAACATGATtctgaatgatgctaacagcacgattcagaatggtGCTAACAGCACGACTCAGATggatgttaacagcacgattcagaatgatatgaacagcatgattcagaatgatggtaACAGCAAGATtgagaatgatgcaaacagcaaggttcagaatgatgcaaacagcatgattcagaatgatactaacagtatgattcagaatgatactaagagcacgattcagaatgatgttaacagcaagaatcagaatgatgctaacaacatgtttcagaatgatgctcacaacatgattcagaatgatactaacagcaagTTTCAGAATGATGCGAACAAAAAGACTCAGAATTTTGCTAataacacgattcagaatgatggtaacagcacgattcagaatgattttAACAGcaggattcagaatgatactaacagtaCAATTCAgcatgatgctaacagcacgattcagaatgatgctaacaacatgattcagaatgatgttaacagcatcATTCTGAACGATATGaaaagcatgattcagaatgatgcttacaacatgattcagaatgatgcgaacaacaagattcagaattttgctaacagcacgattcagaatgaggttaacaacatgattcaaatgatgctaacaacatgattcagaatgatgataaaagcacgattcagaatgatgctaacaacatgattcaaaatgatgctaacaacatgattcagaaagatGCAAACAGcccgattcagaatgatactaacagcacaattcagaatgatgctaacagcacgattcagaatgatgctaatggCAAGGTtcagaatcgtgctgttagccTCAGTCTGAATAATGTTCTTAGCAtaattctgaatcgtgctgttggcaTCTTTCTGAAttatgttgttagcatcattctgaatcgtgctgttagcatcattctgaattgtgctgcgagcatcattctgaatcgtgctatTAACATCATTCAGgttcgtgctgttagcatcattcctaatcgtgctgttagcatcattctgaatcgtgttgtcagcatcattctgaatcgtgctgtctGTGTCATTCTGAGTCATGTtcttggcatcattctgaatcatgctctcagcatcattctgaattgagctattagcatcattctgaatcctGCTGTTAAAATCATTCagaatcatgctgttagcatcattctgaattgtgttgttagcatcattctgaacattgCTGGGAGAACTATTCTGAATCTAGTTGTTACCCTCATTcggaatcgtgctgttagcatcattctgaatcatgttgttagcatcattctgaatcgtgctgttatcatcattctgaatcgtgttattagcatcattctgaatcatgttgttaacatcattcggaatcgtgctgttagcatcattctgaatcatgttgtgagcattattctgaatcgtgttgttagtatcattctgaatggtactgttgcatcattctgaatcgtgctgttagcatcattctgaatcatgttttgagcatcattctgaatcctGCTGTTagaatcattctgaatcatgctgttagcatcattctgaccAATGCTGGGAGAACTATTCTGAATCTAGTTGTTAAcaacattctgaatcatgctgttagtatcattctgaatgatgttgttagcctcattctgaatcgtgctgttatcatcattctgaatcgtgttattagcatcattctgaatcatgttgttaacatcattctgaatcgtcctgttaacatcattctgaatcgtgctatGAGCAAAATTCTGAGTCTTGTTGTTCGCATCGTTCTGAAATTTGCTTTTCGCATTATTCTGAATCATGTTgcgagcatcattctgaatcgtgctgttagtatcattctgaaccttgctgttagcatcattttgAATTGTGCTGTCAGCATCATtatgaatcgtgctgttagcatcattctgaacctttCTGTTAGCATCATTAtcaatcgtgctgttagcatcattctgaattgtgctgttaacatcattctgaatcagttgttaacatcattctgaattgtgctgttagcatcattctgattcATGTTGTGAGTGTCATTCTGAAatttgctgttggcatcattctgaaatttgctgtttgcatcattctgaatcgtgcagtTAGTATCATTCAAAatcttgctgttagcatcattcaaAATCGTGCTGTGAGCATCATTTTGAAttatgttgttagcatcattctgaatcatacTGTTCGCATCTTTCCGAATCttgttgttaacatcattctgaatcgtgctgtttaCATTGTTCTGAATTTTGccgttagcatcattctgattcgtgctgttagcatcattctgaatcttgttgttcGTATCATTCTGAACCTTGTTGTTAGCAtaattctgaatcatgttgtttacatcattctgaatcatttgtgaacatcattctgaattgtgctgtcagcatcattctgaatcatgttgtgagcgtcattctgaaatttgctgttggcatcattctgaatcgtgcagtTACTGTCATTCAAAACCTTGCTGTTAGCATCATCCTGAATCGTACTGTCAGCATCTTTCAGCACCTTGCTGTTCACATCATTgtgaatcgtgctgttaacattGTTCTGAATCTTGccgttagcatcattctgaatcgtgttgttagcatcattctgaatcgtgctgttggcatcattctgattcgtgctgttagcatcattctgaatcttgttgttaatatcattctgaatcgtgctcttAACATCCATCTGAGATTTGCTgttatcatcattctgaatctggctgttggcatcattctgaattgtgctgttatcatcattctgaatcgtgctgttaacatcattctgtatcgtgctgttaacatcattcttaATCGTGCTGTGAGCAaaattctgaatcttgttgttagcatcattctgaaatttgcttttcgcatcattctgaatcatgctgttcgcatcattctgaatcgcgCTATTattatcattctgaatcgtgctgatggcatcattctgaatcatgcgtttagtatcattctgaatcgtgctggtagcatcattctgaatcgtgttattagcatcattctgatcatgttgttaacatcattctgaatcatgcgtttcatatcattctgaatcatgctgttagcatcgttctgaatcgtgctgttaacatcattctgaatcgtgctatTAGCAATATTCTGAGTCTTGTTGTTCGCATCATTCTGAAActtgctgtttgcatcattcCGAATCGTgcagttagcatcattctgattcgtgctgtttgcatcattcgaatcatgttgttagcatcatcctgattcgtgctgttagcatcagtCTGAATAATGTGCTTAGCGTCATTCTGAATCGTGATGTTAGCATCATTCCGAATCGTgcagttagcatcattctgattcgtgctgtttgcatcattagaatcatgttgttagcatcattctgaatcgtgctgttagcatcagtCTGAATAATGTGCTTAGCATCATTCTCAATCGTGCTGttgacatcattctgaatcgtgctgttggcaTCTTTCTGAATTATGTTGTTAGCATCATcatgaatcgtgctgttagcatcattctgaatcgtgctgcgagcatcattctgaatcatgctatTAACATCATtcagaatcgtgctgttagcatcattgctaatcgtgctgttagcatcattctgaatcgtgctctcagcatcattctgaatcgtgctgttggcatcattctgaattatgttgtgagcatcattctgaatcgtgctgttagcatcattctgaatcgtgctctcagcatcattctgaatcatgctgttagcatcattctgaacattgCTGGGAGAACTATTCTGAATCTAGTTGTTAAcaacattctgaatcatgctgttagtatcattctgaatgatgttgttagtatcattttgaatcatgttgttagcatcattctgaatcgtgctgtaagcatcattctgaatcgtgatATTCGCATCATTCTGATCatgttgttaacatcattctgaatcgtcctgttcgcatcattctgaatcgtgctgttagcaaaattctgaatcatgttgttggCAAAATTTTGAAATTTGCAGGTCGCATCATTTGAATCAgtttgtgagcatcattctgaatcgtgctgttagtatcattctgaaccttgctgttagcatcattttgAATCGTGCTGtcagcatcattctgaacctttCTGTTAGCATCATtatgaatcgtgctgttaacattTTTCTGAATCTTGccgttagcatcattctgaatcgtgctatGAGCAAACTTCTGAGTCTTGTTGTTCGCATCGTTCTGAAATTTGCTTTTCGCATGATTCTGAATCATGTTgcgagcatcattctgaatcgtgctgttagtatcattctgaaccttgctgttagcatcattttgAATTGTGCTGTCAGCATCATtatgaatcgtgctgttagcatcattctgaacctttCTGTTAGCATCATTAtcaatcgtgctgttagcatcattctgaattgtgctgttaacatcattctgaatcagttgttaacatcattctgaattgtgctgttagcatcattctgattcATGTTGTGAGTGTCATTCTGAAatttgctgttggcatcattctgaaatttgctgtttgcatcattctgaatcgtgcagtTAGTATCATTCAAAatcttgctgttagcatcattcaaAATCGTGCTGTGAGCATCATTTTGAAttatgttgttagcatcattctgaatcaaaCTGTTCGCATCTTTCCGAATCTcgttgttaacatcattctgaatcgtgctgtttaCATTGTTCTGAATTTTGccgttagcatcattctgattcgtgctgttagcatcattctgaatcttgttgttcGTATCATTCTGAACCTTGTTGTTAGCAtaattctgaatcatgttgtttacatcattctgaatcatttgtgaacatcattctgaattgtgctgttagcatcattctgaatcatgttgtgagcgtcattctgaaatttgctgttggcatcattctgaatcgtgcagtTACTGTCATTCAAAACCTTGCTGTTAGCATCATCCTGAATCGTACTGTCAGCATCTTTCAGCACCTTGCTGTTCACATCATtgtgaatcgtgctgttagcatcattctgaatcgtgctgttaacattGTTCTGAATCTTGccgttagcatcattctgaatcgtgttgttagcatcattctgaatcgtgctgttggcatcattctgattcatgctgttagcatcattctgaatcttgttgttaatatcattctgaatcgtgctcttAACATCCATCTGAGATTTGCTgttatcatcattctgaatctggctgttggcatcattctgaattgtgctgttatcatcattctgaatcgtgctgttaacatcattctgtatcgtgctgttaacatcattcttaATCGTGCTGTGAGCAaaattctgaatcttgttgttagcatcattctgaaatttGCTTTTCGCATCATTCTGATTCATGTTgttcgcatcattctgaatcgtgctgttagcatcattcttaATCGTGCTGTGAGCAaaattctgaatcttgttgttagcatcattctgaaatttGCTTTTCGCATCATTCTGATTCATGTTgttcgcatcattctgaatcgtgctgttagcatcattcttaATCGTGCTGTGAGCAaaattctgaatcttgttgttagcatcattctgaaatttgcttttcgcatcattctgaatcgtgctgttagcatcattctgaatcgcgCTATTattatcattctgaatcgtgctgatggcatcattctgaatcatgcgtttcatatcattctgaatcatgctgttagcatcgttctgaatcgtgctgttaacatcattctgaatcgtgctatTAGCAATATTCTGAGTCTTGTTGTTCGCATCATTCTGAAActtgctgtttgcatcattcCGAATCGTgcagttagcatcattctgattcgtgctgtttgcatcattcgaatcatgttgttagcatcatcctgattcgtgctgttagcatcagtCTGAATAATGTGCTTAGCGTCATTCTGAATCGTGATGTTAGCATCATTCCGAATCGTgcagttagcatcattctgattcgtgctgtttgcatcattagaatcatgttgttagcatcattctgaatcgtgctgttagcatcagtCTGAATAATGTGCTTAGCATCATTCTCAATCGTGCTGttgacatcattctgaatcgtgctgttggcaTCTTTCTGAATTATGTTGTTAGCATCATcatgaatcgtgctgttagcatcattctgaatcgtgctgcgagcatcattctgaatcatgctatTAACATCATtcagaatcgtgctgttagcatcattgctaatcgtgctgttagcatcattctgaatcgtgctctcagcatcattctgaatcgtgctgttggcatcattctgaattatgttgtgagcatcattctgaatcgtgctgttagcatcattctgaatcgtgctctcagcatcattctgaatcatgctgttagcatcattctgaacattgCTGGGAGAACTATTCTGAATCTAGTTGTTAAcaacattctgaatcatgctgttagtatcattctgaatgatgttgttagtatcattttgaatcatgttgttagcatcattctgaatcgtgctgtaagcatcattctgaatcgtgatATTCGCATCATTCTGATCatgttgttaacatcattctgaatcgtcctgttcgcatcattctgaatcgtgctgttagcaaaattctgaatcatgttgttggCAAAATTTTGAAATTTGCAGGTCGCATCATTTGAATCAgtttgtgagcatcattctgaatcgtgctgttagtatcattctgaaccttgctgttagcatcattttgAATCGTGCTGtcagcatcattctgaacctttCTGTTAGCATCATtatgaatcgtgctgttaacattTTTCTGAATCTTGccgttagcatcattctgaatcgtgctatGAGCAAACTTCTGAGTCTTGTTGTTCGCATCGTTCTGAAATTTGCTTTTCGCATGATTCTGAATCATGTTgcgagcatcattctgaatcgtgctgttagtatcattctgaaccttgctgttagcatcattttgAATTGTGCTGTCAGCATCATtatgaatcgtgctgttagcatcattctgaacctttCTGTTAGCATCATTAtcaatcgtgctgttagcatcattctgaattgtgctgttaacatcattctgaatcagttgttaacatcattctgaattgtgctgttagcatcattctgattcATGTTGTGAGTGTCATTCTGAAatttgctgttggcatcattctgaaatttgctgtttgcatcattctgaatcgtgcagtTAGTATCATTCAAAAtcttgctgttggcatcattctgaaccttgttgtgagtatcattctgaatcgtgctgttcacatccttctgaaattttctgttaacatcattctgaatcatgctgtttgcttcattctgaatcatgctgtatgcatcattctgaatcttgttgttaatatcattctgaatcgtgctgttaacatgCATCTGAAATTTGCTgttatcatcattctgaatcttgctgttggcatcattctgaatcgtgctgttaacatcattctgaatcgtgctgttagcatcattcttaATTGTGCTGTGAGCAAAATTCAGAATCTTGTTGTTAGCATCGTTCTGAAATTTGCTTTTCGCATCGTTCTGATTCATGTTgttcgcatcattctgaatcgtgctgttagcatcattctgaattgcgttgtttgcatcattctgaatcccGCTATTattatcattctgaatcgtgctgatggcatcattctgaatcatgttttaggcatcattctgaatcatgcgtttagtatcattctgaatcgtgctgttagcatcattctgaatcgtgtacTTAGCATCATTCTGATCATGTTGTTAACATCtttctgaatcttgctgttaacatcattctgaatcaagTTGTTTAcaacattctgaatcatgttgttaacatcattctgaattgtgctgttagcatcattctgaatcacgtTGTGAGCGTCATTCTGAAatttgctgttggcatcattctgaatcgtgcagttagcatctttctgaatcatgctgttagcatcattctgaatctagTTGTTTGCATCATTCAGAACCTTGCTgatagcatcattctgaatcgtgctgtaagcatcattctgaatcgtgatATTCGCATCATTCTGATCatgttgttaacatcattctgaatcgtcctgttcgcatcattctgaatcgtgctgttagcaaaattctgaatcatgttgttggCAAAATTTTGAAATTTGCAGGTCGCATCATTTGAATCAgtttgtgagcatcattctgaatcgtgctgttagtatcattctgaaccttgctgttagcatcattttgAATCGTGCTGtcagcatcattctgaacctttCTGTTAGCATCATtatgaatcgtgctgttaacattTTTCTGAATCTTGccgttagcatcattctgaatcgtgctatGAGCAAACTTCTGAGTCTTGTTGTTCGCATCGTTCTGAAATTTGCTTTTCGCATGATTCTGAATCATGTTgcgagcatcattctgaatcgtgctgttagtatcattctgaaccttgctgttagcatcattttgAATTGTGCTGTCAGCATCATtatgaatcgtgctgttagcatcattctgaacctttCTGTTAGCATCATTAtcaatcgtgctgttagcatcattctgaattgtgctgttaacatcattctgaatcagttgttaacatcattctgaattgtgctgttagcatcattctgattcATGTTGTGAGTGTCATTCTGAAatttgctgttggcatcattctgaaatttgctgtttgcatcattctgaatcgtgcagtTAGTATCATTCAAAatcttgctgttagcatcattcaaAATCGTGCTGTGAGCATCATTTTGAAttatgttgttagcatcattctgaatcaaaCTGTTCGCATCTTTCCGAATCTcgttgttaacatcattctgaatcgtgctgtttaCATTGTTCTGAATTTTGccgttagcatcattctgattcgtgctgttagcatcattctgaatcttgttgttcGTATCATTCTGAACCTTGTTGTTAGCAtaattctgaatcatgttgtttacatcattctgaatcatttgtgaacatcattctgaattgtgctgttagcatcattctgaatcatgttgtgagcgtcattctgaaatttgctgttggcatcattctgaatcgtgcagtTACTGTCATTCAAAACCTTGCTGTTAGCATCATCCTGAATCGTACTGTCAGCATCTTTCAGCACCTTGCTGTTCACATCATtgtgaatcgtgctgttagcatcattctgaatcgtgctgttaacattGTTCTGAATCTTGccgttagcatcattctgaatcgtgttgttagcatcattctgaatcgtgctgttggcatcattctgattcatgctgttagcatcattctgaatcttgttgttaatatcattctgaatcgtgctcttAACATCCATCTGAGATTTGCTgttatcatcattctgaatctggctgttggcatcattctgaattgtgctgttatcatcattctgaatcgtgctgttaacatcattctgtatcgtgctgttaacatcattcttaATCGTGCTGTGAGCAaaattctgaatcttgttgttagcatcattctgaaatttGCTTTTCGCATCATTCTGATTCATGTTgttcgcatcattctgaatcgtgctgttagcatcattcttaATCGTGCTGTGAGCAaaattctgaatcttgttgttagcatcattctgaaatttGCTTTTCGCATCATTCTGATTCATGTTgttcgcatcattctgaatcgtgctgttagcatcattcttaATCGTGCTGTGAGCAaaattctgaatcttgttgttagcatcattctgaaatttgcttttcgcatcattctgaatcgtgctgttagcatcattctgaatcgcgCTATTattatcattctgaatcgtgctgatggcatcattctgaatcatgcgtttcatatcattctgaatcatgctgttagcatcgttctgaatcgtgctgttaacatcattctgaatcgtgctatTAGCAATATTCTGAGTCTTGTTGTTCGCATCATTCTGAAActtgctgtttgcatcattcCGAATCGTgcagttagcatcattctgattcgtgctgtttgcatcattcgaatcatgttgttagcatcatcctgattcgtgctgttagcatcagtCTGAATAATGTGCTTAGCGTCATTCTGAATCGTGATGTTAGCATCATTCCGAATCGTgcagttagcatcattctgattcgtgctgtttgcatcattagaatcatgttgttagcatcattctgaatcgtgctgttagcatcagtCTGAATAATGTGCTTAGCATCATTCTCAATCGTGCTGttgacatcattctgaatcgtgctgttggcaTCTTTCTGAATTATGTTGTTAGCATCATcatgaatcgtgctgttagcatcattctgaatcgtgctgcgagcatcattctgaatcatgctatTAACATCATtcagaatcgtgctgttagcatcattgctaatcgtgctgttagcatcattctgaatcgtgctctcagcatcattctgaatcgtgctgttggcatcattctgaattatgttgtgagcatcattctgaatcgtgctgttagcatcattctgaatcgtgctctcagcatcattctgaatcatgctgttagcatcattctgaacattgCTGGGAGAACTATTCTGAATCTAGTTGTTAAcaacattctgaatcatgctgttagtatcattctgaatgatgttgttagtatcattttgaatcatgttgttagcatcattctgaatcgtgctgtaagcatcattctgaatcgtgatATTCGCATCATTCTGATCatgttgttaacatcattctgaatcgtcctgttcgcatcattctgaatcgtgctgttagcaaaattctgaatcatgttgttggCAAAATTTTGAAATTTGCAGGTCGCATCATTTGAATCAgtttgtgagcatcattctgaatcgtgctgttagtatcattctgaaccttgctgttagcatcattttgAATCGTGCTGtcagcatcattctgaacctttCTGTTAGCATCATtatgaatcgtgctgttaacattTTTCTGAATCTTGccgttagcatcattctgaatcgtgctatGAGCAAACTTCTGAGTCTTGTTGTTCGCATCGTTCTGAAATTTGCTTTTCGCATGATTCTGAATCATGTTgcgagcatcattctgaatcgtgctgttagtatcattctgaaccttgctgttagcatcattttgAATTGTGCTGTCAGCATCATtatgaatcgtgctgttagcatcattctgaacctttCTGTTAGCATCATTAtcaatcgtgctgttagcatcattctgaattgtgctgttaacatcattctgaatcagttgttaacatcattctgaattgtgctgttagcatcattctgattcATGTTGTGAGTGTCATTCTGAAatttgctgttggcat is a genomic window containing:
- the LOC132830258 gene encoding putative uncharacterized protein DDB_G0282133; protein product: MIQNHAKSKFQNDANNKTQKFAHSTIQNDANGKIQKNVNSTIHNDANRKVQNDADSTIQNDANSKIQNFAHSTIKNDANSTIQNDANNMNQNDAKSKFQNDANNKIQNFAHSTIKNDANSTIQNDANNMNQNDAKSKFQNDANNKIQNFAHSTIKNDNDANGKIQNNVNSTIQNDANSTIHNDVNSKVLKDADSTIQDDANSKNNAKSKFQNDANNKTQKFAHSTIQNDANGKIQKNVNSTIHNDANRKVQNDADSTIQNDANSKNHAKSKFQNDANNKTQKFAHSTIQNDANGKIQKNVNSTIHNDANRKVQNDADSTIQNDANSKIQNFAHSTIKNDANSTIQNDANNMNQNDAKSKFQNDANNKIQNFAHSTIKNDANSTIQNDANNMNQNDAKSKFQNDANNKIQNFAHSTIKNDNDANGKIQNNVNSTIQNDANSTIHNDVNSKVLKDADSTIQDDANSKNHAKSKFQNDANNKTQKFAHSTIQNDANGKIQKNVNSTIHNDANRKVQNDADSTIQNDANSKNHAKSKFQNDANNKTQKFAHSTIQNDANGKIQKNVNSTIHNDANRKVQNDADSTIQNDANSKIQNFAHSTIKNDANSTIQNDANNMNQNDAKSKFQNDANNKIQNFAHSTIKNDANSTIQNDANNMNQNDAKSKFQNDANNKIQNFAHSTIKNDNDANGKIQNNVNSTIQNDANSTIHNDVNSKVLKDADSTIQDDANSKNHAKSKFQNDANNKTQKFAHSTIQNDANGKIQKNVNSTIHNDANRKVQNDADSTIQNDANSKIQNSAPSNVQNDANSTIQNDSNNMIPNDDNSTTSE